Proteins found in one Methylobacterium sp. CB376 genomic segment:
- a CDS encoding ABC transporter permease, giving the protein MIAPSSPPAEPGLVPPAAEAPLPVRSPTAIVLRRGLSHAGFLIGAGLLGLVLLTALAAPLLAPHDPYAQDVSRRLIPPIWQAKGSWEHLLGTDKLGRDYLSRLIYGSQISLLIGFSAALISGLIGTTLGLLAGYFGGRIDALVSYVVTTRLALPVVLVALAMAALVGGSLKVVVLVLGLLLWDRFAVVTRAATRQVRAQDFVAAAEAQGFSTARILLQEILPNILNALIVVATLEMAHAILLEAALSFLGLGVQPPLPSWGLMIAEGKPYMLFQPWVITIPGVALLVLVLAVNLLGDGLRDITAPERRS; this is encoded by the coding sequence ATGATCGCCCCGAGCTCCCCGCCGGCCGAGCCCGGCCTCGTCCCCCCGGCCGCCGAGGCGCCGCTGCCGGTGCGCTCGCCGACCGCTATCGTGCTGCGCCGCGGCCTGTCGCACGCCGGCTTCCTGATCGGGGCCGGGCTCCTCGGGCTCGTCCTGCTCACGGCGCTCGCCGCGCCGCTGCTCGCCCCGCACGACCCCTACGCGCAGGACGTCTCGCGGCGCCTGATCCCGCCCATCTGGCAGGCCAAGGGCTCCTGGGAGCACCTGCTCGGCACCGACAAGCTCGGGCGGGACTATCTCAGCCGCCTGATCTACGGCAGCCAGATCTCGCTGCTGATCGGGTTCTCGGCGGCGCTGATCTCCGGGCTGATCGGCACGACGCTCGGCCTGCTGGCCGGCTATTTCGGCGGCCGGATCGACGCCCTGGTGAGCTACGTCGTCACCACGCGCCTCGCGCTGCCGGTCGTGCTGGTGGCGCTCGCCATGGCGGCGCTGGTCGGCGGCTCGCTCAAGGTCGTGGTGCTGGTCCTCGGCCTGCTGCTCTGGGACCGCTTCGCGGTGGTGACGCGGGCGGCGACCCGGCAGGTGCGGGCCCAGGATTTCGTCGCCGCCGCCGAGGCGCAGGGCTTCTCGACCGCCCGGATCCTCCTGCAGGAGATCCTGCCCAACATCCTCAACGCGCTCATCGTGGTGGCGACGCTGGAGATGGCGCACGCCATCCTGCTCGAGGCCGCCCTGTCCTTCCTCGGCCTCGGCGTGCAGCCGCCGCTGCCCTCCTGGGGCCTGATGATCGCCGAGGGCAAGCCGTACATGCTGTTCCAGCCCTGGGTGATCACCATCCCGGGCGTGGCCCTGCTGGTCCTGGTGCTCGCCGTCAACCTGCTCGGGGATGGCCTGCGCGACATTACCGCCCCCGAGCGGCGTTCCTGA